Part of the Nitrospira sp. genome is shown below.
GGTCGGCCGAGCAGCCGGTTGCTCCTCCCGTTCGAACCCCGTGGCAATCACGGTCACGATCAGGTCGTCACCGATTTCGGGATTGATGACCTGCCCGACGATGATGTTCGCTTCGGCATCCGCCGCATGTTGCACGATCGACGCCGCTTGCTCAACCTCGTGCAGCGACATGTTCGGACCACCGGTGATGTTCAACAACACCCCGCGAGCCCCCTCCACGCTGCCCTCTTCCAAGAGCGGGCTGCAAATCGCCTGTTGCGCCGCGTCCTGAGCCCGGTTCGCGCCGCGCCCGATCCCCATACCCATCACCGCGCGACCCGTGTGCGCCATGATCGTCCGCACATCGGCGAAATCGACGTTGACCAATCCGGTCGTGGTGATGACGTCGGCGATGCCTTGAATCGCTTGCCGCAACACATCATCCGCCACTTTGAAGGCATCCAGCAACGGCGTCGCCTTATCCACGATGCCCAGCAATCGTTGATTGGGGATGATGAGCAGCGTATCGACGTGGCGGCCGAGATCCCGGATCCCTTCCTCGGCATGGCTCATCCGGCGATGCCCTTCGTACTGGAACGGTTTGGTCACGACCGCAACGGTCAGGATTCCCAGTTCCCGCGCGATGCTCGCCACGATCGGAGCAGCGCCGGTTCCGGTGCCACCGCCCATGCCGGCGG
Proteins encoded:
- the ftsZ gene encoding cell division protein FtsZ, whose amino-acid sequence is MFSFQEEPQSPVRIKVIGVGGAGCNAVNTMITGGLCRVDFVAANTDVQALDRSQASYKIQIGPERTRGLGAGAKPEVGRDAALESKDEIRESLVGADMVFVTAGMGGGTGTGAAPIVASIARELGILTVAVVTKPFQYEGHRRMSHAEEGIRDLGRHVDTLLIIPNQRLLGIVDKATPLLDAFKVADDVLRQAIQGIADVITTTGLVNVDFADVRTIMAHTGRAVMGMGIGRGANRAQDAAQQAICSPLLEEGSVEGARGVLLNITGGPNMSLHEVEQAASIVQHAADAEANIIVGQVINPEIGDDLIVTVIATGFEREEQPAARPTTAERPVARTPNGRPAQQVLTGVHAAASDRPIKDIDRPTFLRRLGETREAVERIAVVGDDEWDVPTFLRKQAD